In a single window of the Rhodamnia argentea isolate NSW1041297 chromosome 2, ASM2092103v1, whole genome shotgun sequence genome:
- the LOC115736977 gene encoding 1,4-alpha-glucan-branching enzyme 3, chloroplastic/amyloplastic isoform X2: MSSLSLQFKFLHLSPNLTSPHFQSPLAPHQSINFSNRTKLELKASSSSSSSSSSSSSPSSKQPQQRPKKRQSASDAERGIDPTGFLTKSGISHKGFAQFLRERHKALKDLKDEIFNRHLNLKEMASGFEILGMHRHVEHRVDYMEWAPGARYCALVGDFNGWSPTENCAREGHFGHDDYGYWFIILEDKLREGEKPDELYFQQYNYVDDYDKGDSGLTIEEIFKKANDEYWEPGEDRFVKNRFELPAKLYEQLFGPNGPQSIEELGEIPDAETRYRAFKEEHKDDPPGSRPPFDVIDNDKTYDIYNIAGDPVSWENFKAKMPPIAYWLETRKGRKAWLKKYTPGIPHGSKYRVYFNTPSGPLERVPAWATYVQPDAEGKQAFAIHWEPPPECAYKWKNPSPKVPLSLRIYEGHIGISGSKAKVSSFNEFSEKVLPHIKDAGYNAIQLIGVVEHKDYYTVGYRVTNFYAVSSRFGTPDDFKHLVDEAHGLGLLVFLDIVHSYSAADEMVGLSLFDGSNDCYFHTGKRGQHKYWGTRMFRYGDPDVLHFLLSNLNWWVVEYHVDGFHFHSLSSMMYTHNGFASFTGDFEEYCNQYVDRDALMYLILANEILHALHPNIVTIAEDATSYPGLCEPTSQGGLGFDYHVNLAVSEMWLSLLENTPDHEWSMSKIVNTLIGNQRYADKMLIYAENHNQSISGGQSFAEILFGKIREHSSGSKDLLLRGCSLHKMIRLITFTICGHAFLNFMGNEFGHPERVEFPMPSNNFTYSLANRRWDLLGTGVYQNLFSFDKSDVLSKFHLTFYLSLSKITFAVQT; the protein is encoded by the exons ATGTCTTCGCTCTCTCTCCAATTCAAATTCCTCCATCTCTCTCCGAATCTCACCTCTCCTCACTTCCAATCTCCACTCGCCCCTCACCAGTCCATCAACTTCAGCAACCGAACCAAGCTCGAGCTCAAAGCTTCGTCGTCctcgtcctcttcctcttcctcttcctcgtccCCTAGCTCGAAGCAACCGCAGCAACGACCGAAGAAGAGGCAAAGCGCGAGCGACGCGGAGAGAGGGATTGATCCGACGGGATTCCTCACCAAGTCGGGCATCTCCCACAAAGGCTTCGCTCAGTTCCTTCGCGAGAG GCATAAAGCACTGAAGGACCTCAAGGATGAGATTTTCAATCGTCACCTCAATCTTAAGGAAATGGCCTCTGG ATTTGAGATATTGGGTATGCATCGTCATGTGGAACATCGGGTAGATTATATGGAATGGGCTCCAG GTGCTCGCTATTGTGCCCTTGTTGGTGACTTCAATGGCTGGTCACCTACTGAAAATTGTGCTAGAGAAGGTCACTTTGGCCACGATGACTATGGTTATTGGTTTATCATTCTTGAAGATAAGCTAAGGGAAGGAGAAAAGCCTGATGAGCTTTACTTTCAGCAGTATAACTATGTAGACGACTATGACAAAGGTGACAGCGGTCTTACAATAGAAGAGATTTTCAAGAAAGCAAATGATGAATACTGGGAACCTGGAGAGGATCGTTTTGTGAAAAATCGATTTGAATTACCAGCAAAGTTATATGAGCAGTTATTTGGGCCAAATGGGCCTCAATCGATAGAGGAATTGGGGGAAATACCGGATGCTGAGACGAGATATAGAGCTTTCAAAGAAGAGCATAAGGACGATCCACCTGGCAGCCGACCTCCATTTGACGTTATTGACAATGATAAAACTTATGACATCTATAACATAGCGGGTGATCCTGTTTCCTGGGAAAATTTTAAAGCTAAGATGCCACCGATAGCATATTGGTTGGAGACGCGTAAAGGGAGGAAAGCATGGCTAAAAAAGTATACTCCTGGTATTCCTCATGGAAGCAAATATAGGGTTTACTTTAATACTCCCAGCGGGCCATTGGAACGAGTTCCTGCTTGGGCTACCTATGTACAGCCAG ATGCAGAAGGAAAGCAAGCTTTTGCTATTCACTGGGAACCACCACCTGAATGTGCCTACAAATGGAAAAACCCTAGCCCGAAGGTGCCACTGTCTCTGCGTATATATGAAGGCCACATTGGAATTAGTGGATCCAAGGCAAAAGTATCTTCCTTTAATGAATTCAGTGAGAAG GTTCTTCCTCATATCAAGGATGCTGGTTATAATGCAATACAATTGATTGGGGTAGTTGAGCACAAGGATTATTATACCGTCGGTTATAGA GTGACAAATTTTTATGCCGTGAGCAGCCGATTTGGTACTCCTGATGACTTCAAGCACTTGGTTGATGAAGCACATG GTCTTGGATTGTTGGTCTTTTTAGATATTGTCCATTCCTATTCAGCTGCAGATGAGATGGTCGGTCTCTCACTATTTGATGGATCAAACGACTGTTACTTTCATACAG GTAAGCGAGGACAACACAAATACTGGGGTACCCGAATGTTCAGATATGGAGACCCTGATGTCCTGCATTTCCTTCTATCTAATCTAAATTG GTGGGTTGTTGAGTATCATGTGGACGGTTTCCACTTCCATTCTCTCTCATCAATGATGTACACGCACAATGGTTTTGCCTCTTTTACCGGAGACTTTGAAGA GTACTGCAACCAATATGTGGACAGGGATGCATTGATGTACCTCATTTTGGCAAATGAAATACTCCATGCCCTTCATCCAAATATAGTAACAATTGCTGAAGAT GCGACATCTTATCCAGGCCTGTGTGAGCCAACTTCTCAGGGTGGATTGGGATTTGATTACCATGTCAATTTAGCTGTATCAGAGATGTGGCTGTCTTTACTAGAAAATACTCCAGATCACGAGTGGAGCATGAGTAAG ATTGTCAACACACTAATTGGTAACCAACGCTACGCTGATAAGATGCTTATTTATGCGGAAAACCACAATCAG TCCATATCTGGAGGACAGTCATTTGCTGAGATACTTTTTGGTAAAATCAGGGAGCATTCTTCTGGCTCAAAAGATCTACTGCTTCGAGGCTGTTCATTGCACAAG ATGATCCGACTAATAACGTTCACAATATGTGGCCATGCTTTCCTCAACTTCATGGGTAATGAATTTGGTCATCCGGAG AGGGTCGAATTTCCTATGCCAAGCAACAACTTCACCTATTCTCTGGCCAACCGGCGTTGGGATCTGTTGGGGACTGGAGTGTATCAAAATCTATTTTCCTTTGACAAG TCTGATGTTCTGAGCAAGTTCCACTTGACCTTTTACCTCTCTCTGTCGAAAATAACTTTTGCAGTTCA GACATGA
- the LOC115736977 gene encoding 1,4-alpha-glucan-branching enzyme 3, chloroplastic/amyloplastic isoform X1, whose translation MSSLSLQFKFLHLSPNLTSPHFQSPLAPHQSINFSNRTKLELKASSSSSSSSSSSSSPSSKQPQQRPKKRQSASDAERGIDPTGFLTKSGISHKGFAQFLRERHKALKDLKDEIFNRHLNLKEMASGFEILGMHRHVEHRVDYMEWAPGARYCALVGDFNGWSPTENCAREGHFGHDDYGYWFIILEDKLREGEKPDELYFQQYNYVDDYDKGDSGLTIEEIFKKANDEYWEPGEDRFVKNRFELPAKLYEQLFGPNGPQSIEELGEIPDAETRYRAFKEEHKDDPPGSRPPFDVIDNDKTYDIYNIAGDPVSWENFKAKMPPIAYWLETRKGRKAWLKKYTPGIPHGSKYRVYFNTPSGPLERVPAWATYVQPDAEGKQAFAIHWEPPPECAYKWKNPSPKVPLSLRIYEGHIGISGSKAKVSSFNEFSEKVLPHIKDAGYNAIQLIGVVEHKDYYTVGYRVTNFYAVSSRFGTPDDFKHLVDEAHGLGLLVFLDIVHSYSAADEMVGLSLFDGSNDCYFHTGKRGQHKYWGTRMFRYGDPDVLHFLLSNLNWWVVEYHVDGFHFHSLSSMMYTHNGFASFTGDFEEYCNQYVDRDALMYLILANEILHALHPNIVTIAEDATSYPGLCEPTSQGGLGFDYHVNLAVSEMWLSLLENTPDHEWSMSKIVNTLIGNQRYADKMLIYAENHNQSISGGQSFAEILFGKIREHSSGSKDLLLRGCSLHKMIRLITFTICGHAFLNFMGNEFGHPERVEFPMPSNNFTYSLANRRWDLLGTGVYQNLFSFDKDMMMLDENERVLSRSFPNIHHVNDSSMVISFIRGPLLFIFNFHPTASYERYVIGVEEAGEYQAILNTDEKDYGGQGVIEESQYLQRTISRRADGLRNCLEVALPSRTAQVYKLKRILRI comes from the exons ATGTCTTCGCTCTCTCTCCAATTCAAATTCCTCCATCTCTCTCCGAATCTCACCTCTCCTCACTTCCAATCTCCACTCGCCCCTCACCAGTCCATCAACTTCAGCAACCGAACCAAGCTCGAGCTCAAAGCTTCGTCGTCctcgtcctcttcctcttcctcttcctcgtccCCTAGCTCGAAGCAACCGCAGCAACGACCGAAGAAGAGGCAAAGCGCGAGCGACGCGGAGAGAGGGATTGATCCGACGGGATTCCTCACCAAGTCGGGCATCTCCCACAAAGGCTTCGCTCAGTTCCTTCGCGAGAG GCATAAAGCACTGAAGGACCTCAAGGATGAGATTTTCAATCGTCACCTCAATCTTAAGGAAATGGCCTCTGG ATTTGAGATATTGGGTATGCATCGTCATGTGGAACATCGGGTAGATTATATGGAATGGGCTCCAG GTGCTCGCTATTGTGCCCTTGTTGGTGACTTCAATGGCTGGTCACCTACTGAAAATTGTGCTAGAGAAGGTCACTTTGGCCACGATGACTATGGTTATTGGTTTATCATTCTTGAAGATAAGCTAAGGGAAGGAGAAAAGCCTGATGAGCTTTACTTTCAGCAGTATAACTATGTAGACGACTATGACAAAGGTGACAGCGGTCTTACAATAGAAGAGATTTTCAAGAAAGCAAATGATGAATACTGGGAACCTGGAGAGGATCGTTTTGTGAAAAATCGATTTGAATTACCAGCAAAGTTATATGAGCAGTTATTTGGGCCAAATGGGCCTCAATCGATAGAGGAATTGGGGGAAATACCGGATGCTGAGACGAGATATAGAGCTTTCAAAGAAGAGCATAAGGACGATCCACCTGGCAGCCGACCTCCATTTGACGTTATTGACAATGATAAAACTTATGACATCTATAACATAGCGGGTGATCCTGTTTCCTGGGAAAATTTTAAAGCTAAGATGCCACCGATAGCATATTGGTTGGAGACGCGTAAAGGGAGGAAAGCATGGCTAAAAAAGTATACTCCTGGTATTCCTCATGGAAGCAAATATAGGGTTTACTTTAATACTCCCAGCGGGCCATTGGAACGAGTTCCTGCTTGGGCTACCTATGTACAGCCAG ATGCAGAAGGAAAGCAAGCTTTTGCTATTCACTGGGAACCACCACCTGAATGTGCCTACAAATGGAAAAACCCTAGCCCGAAGGTGCCACTGTCTCTGCGTATATATGAAGGCCACATTGGAATTAGTGGATCCAAGGCAAAAGTATCTTCCTTTAATGAATTCAGTGAGAAG GTTCTTCCTCATATCAAGGATGCTGGTTATAATGCAATACAATTGATTGGGGTAGTTGAGCACAAGGATTATTATACCGTCGGTTATAGA GTGACAAATTTTTATGCCGTGAGCAGCCGATTTGGTACTCCTGATGACTTCAAGCACTTGGTTGATGAAGCACATG GTCTTGGATTGTTGGTCTTTTTAGATATTGTCCATTCCTATTCAGCTGCAGATGAGATGGTCGGTCTCTCACTATTTGATGGATCAAACGACTGTTACTTTCATACAG GTAAGCGAGGACAACACAAATACTGGGGTACCCGAATGTTCAGATATGGAGACCCTGATGTCCTGCATTTCCTTCTATCTAATCTAAATTG GTGGGTTGTTGAGTATCATGTGGACGGTTTCCACTTCCATTCTCTCTCATCAATGATGTACACGCACAATGGTTTTGCCTCTTTTACCGGAGACTTTGAAGA GTACTGCAACCAATATGTGGACAGGGATGCATTGATGTACCTCATTTTGGCAAATGAAATACTCCATGCCCTTCATCCAAATATAGTAACAATTGCTGAAGAT GCGACATCTTATCCAGGCCTGTGTGAGCCAACTTCTCAGGGTGGATTGGGATTTGATTACCATGTCAATTTAGCTGTATCAGAGATGTGGCTGTCTTTACTAGAAAATACTCCAGATCACGAGTGGAGCATGAGTAAG ATTGTCAACACACTAATTGGTAACCAACGCTACGCTGATAAGATGCTTATTTATGCGGAAAACCACAATCAG TCCATATCTGGAGGACAGTCATTTGCTGAGATACTTTTTGGTAAAATCAGGGAGCATTCTTCTGGCTCAAAAGATCTACTGCTTCGAGGCTGTTCATTGCACAAG ATGATCCGACTAATAACGTTCACAATATGTGGCCATGCTTTCCTCAACTTCATGGGTAATGAATTTGGTCATCCGGAG AGGGTCGAATTTCCTATGCCAAGCAACAACTTCACCTATTCTCTGGCCAACCGGCGTTGGGATCTGTTGGGGACTGGAGTGTATCAAAATCTATTTTCCTTTGACAAG GACATGATGATGTTGGACGAGAATGAGAGGGTGCTTTCTAGAAGTTTTCCAAATATCCATCATGTGAATGACTCCAGCATG GTGATATCTTTTATACGAGGTCCTCTTCTCTTCATATTTAACTTTCATCCAACTGCTTCCTATGAAAGATATGTGATAGGCGTGGAAGAGGCTGGAGAGTACCAA GCGATACTAAATACAGATGAAAAGGACTATGGAGGACAAGGGGTTATAGAGGAAAGCCAGTATCTCCAGAGAACCATTAGCCGACG AGCTGATGGCTTACGGAATTGCTTGGAAGTGGCTCTACCAAGTAGGACTGCCCAG GTGTACAAATTGAAACGGATCTTGAGGATTTGA